A window of Amphiprion ocellaris isolate individual 3 ecotype Okinawa chromosome 12, ASM2253959v1, whole genome shotgun sequence contains these coding sequences:
- the LOC111585849 gene encoding methylmalonate-semialdehyde dehydrogenase [acylating], mitochondrial-like, giving the protein MAAILLRSLLNKKAPLQLGRMCYSSSSVPTTKLFIDGKFVESNTSEWLDVHNPATNEVVGRVPKATQEEMLAAADSCSRAFHSWSETSILSRQQIFLRYQQLIKDNIKELAKIITLEQGKTLADAEGDVFRGLQVVEHACSITSLMLGETLPSITKDMDTYTYRLPIGVCAGIAPFNFPAMIPLWMFPIGMVCGNTYLMKPSERVPGCTMLLAKLLQDAGAPDGTLNIIHGQHAAVNFICDHPSIKAISFVGSNQAGEYIYERGSKNGKRVQSNMGAKNHGVVMPDANKENTINQLVGAAFGAAGQRCMALSTAIFVGESREWLPELVERSKSLRVNAGDQPGADVGPLISPEAKARVEFLIQSGVDEGAKLLLDGRNVNVKGYENGNFVGPTILGNVKPDMKCYREEIFGPVLVVLEADSLDDAISLINSNPYGNGTAIFTTNGATARKYTHEVDVGQIGVNVPIPVPLPMFSFTGSRGSFRGDTNFYGKQGIQFYTQIKTVTSQWKAEDATLTSPAVTMPTMGR; this is encoded by the exons ATGGCAGCAATTCTCCTCCGCTCTCTTTTAAACAAGAAG GCCCCCTTACAGCTGGGTCGCATGTGCTACTCTTCCTCCTCAGTG CCCACCACCAAGCTGTTCATAGATGGCAAGTTCGTCGAGTCCAACACGTCTGAATGGCTCGACGTTCACAACCCG GCCACTAATGAAGTTGTAGGACGAGTTCCCAAAGCGACCCAGGAGGAGATGCTGGCGGCTGCAGACTCCTGCTCCAGAGCCTTCCACTCCTGGTCCGAAACCTCCATCCTCAGCAGGCAGCAGATCTTCCTGCGCTACCAGCAGCTCATCAAGGACAACATT AAAGAGCTGGCTAAAATCATCACCTTGGAGCAGGGCAAGACTCTCGCTGATGCAGAGGGGGATGTATTCAGAGGACTGC AGGTGGTAGAGCACGCCTGCAGCATCACCTCCCTCATGCTGGGTGAAACTTTACCCTCCATCACAAAGGACATGGACACCTACACGTACCGCCTGCCCATCGGAGTGTGCGCCGGCATCGCCCCCTTCAACTTCCCCGCCATGATCCCCCTGTGGATGTTCCCCATCGGGATGGTGTGCGGCAACACCTACCTGATGAAGCCGTCGGAGCGGGTCCCAGGCTGCACCATGCTCCTGGCCAAGCTGCTGCAGGACGCCGGGGCACCAGATGGCACGCTCAACATCATCCACGGGCAGCATGcag CTGTGAACTTCATCTgtgaccatccatccattaaagCCATCAGCTTCGTGGGCTCCAACCAGGCCGGAGAGTACATCTACGAGAGGGGTTCCAAGAACGGCAAGAGAGTCCAGTCCAACATG GGTGCCAAGAACCATGGTGTGGTGATGCCTGATGCCAACAAAGAGAACACCATCAACCAGCTGGTGGGCGCTGCTTTTGGAGCAGCTGGTCAGCGCTGCATGGCTCTGTCCACGGCTATTTTTGTTGGGGAGTCTCGTGAATGGCTGCCAGAGCTGGTGGAGCGCTCCAAATCTCTGCGCGTCAACGCAG GCGATCAGCCCGGGGCAGATGTGGGACCCCTGATCTCTCCTGAAGCAAAGGCCAGAGTGGAGTTTCTGATCCAGAGTGGGGTGGACGAAGGCGccaagctgctgctggatggaAGGAATGTCAACGTTAAAGGATACGAGAATGGAAACTTTGTGGGACCAACCATCTTGGGTAACGTTAAG cCGGACATGAAATGTTACAGAGAGGAGATCTTTGGACCGGTTCTTGTCGTCCTGGAGGCCGACAGCCTCGACGATGCTATTTCTTTAATCAACAGCAACCCTTACGGCAACGGCACGGCCATCTTTACCACCAACGGCGCTACAGCGCGTAAATACACACATGAAGTGGACGTTGGCCAG ATCGGTGTGAACGTCCCCATCCCCGTCCCCCTCCCCATGTTCTCCTTCACCGGCTCCAGAGGTTCATTCAGAGGAGACACCAACTTCTATGGCAAACAG